The DNA window TGACGCTAGGACTAAATCTGGTTTAGCTTCTTCCACAGCATCTATATTAATCGATAAATCGGGACCTAAACGCGGCAGATTTTGAATAGACTGCGGCCAATCGGAATAATCATCAATTGCTACGAGCAAGTGCTCACATTTTAAATACGCCATTAGTTCTGTATTGCTTGGACAAAGCGAAACAATTCGCATATTTCCCCTCCTGCATCCATTTCTTTTTTTCATTATACAATAGATCTACCATATAAAAAGCAGAGGCTTTAGCGAAAGCCTCTGCTTTTGGTACTCTTTCTTATCCGCCCATCGCGTGATAAAAGAAATAAAAAAAAACCAAACAGCCAAGTGAACTAATGCTTGTAGTTAAAATGCCGATTGAAAGCAAGATCTGTCCTTCTCTTTTTGTTTTGGATCGCAGTATATAATAAAAAGCTAAAAAGATGCCAAGAAGTAAATAAATTGCCCATATGTAAGGTAGATTCTTTAGCTGAAAGATGTATCCTTGATTAAATAATAAACAGTAAATAAAAAAAAGATTTACGATAAAAAATATAGGAAGTACACTTTTCTTCATCTATCTGACCCTCTTCTACTCCTTATTTTCTGCTACATTCGTCTTGTTTTGATTTCTCAGCTCATCTCGTATTTCACGTAGATATTGATTTCTCTCTTTCATTCGTTTTAACACTATAACCACAACAGCTATAATGCCAGCAATAATTCCTATATAAAGAAGTCCAAACACTAAGATAGGTACTACACCCCAAAGCTCCATCCTATTCCTCCTACTTTTTAGTCATTACCTTATTTTACCTTGTTTTGTAAAGATGTCACGTCTTTTGTCCATAAAAAAGGGAGTTTGAATATACATTCAAACTCCCTAAAGAGATAATAAAAAATAATATTTATTATAGCGCTTTGCTTTTGACACTCGCTCCTGTTCCGAAAAACTTATCAAAAATTTGATAAAGAGCAGACAGGCCGACTAACCAATAAATCGTTGTTACTAACCAATCCCAAGAGCCAAATAGCTCTTCTACTACATTCACACCTAATGCTACAGCTAACCAATTTAAACCGCCTAAAATCACAAGAAGAGTCGTTAAACCTGAAAGAAATTTCACGTTGTCACCTCCTTGCGAACTGCATTAGGAAAAGCAGCTCATGTTACATCTTATGCGCTGTATGGATTAGTATATGCATAGACGCTATGTAAAATAGTTATAAAGAATATGTGATTTATTCTTTTTTACTTCCTTATTGTGCAGCTTTCCTAATTTGCTTAATTGTTTCTACATGCATCGCTTCGTGATAAAAGCTGAATAAAAACGTTTCGTCAACTGTTGTAAAGTTGATGCCGGCTTTATTTGTAAAAGGTGTGATCAGCTGCTTGTTAAACTGCTGGGGCATAAACTCTTTAATACGACTCGCTTGGTCTCTTAATACATTCGCAATTTCTTCAAGAGAAGGAGGAGTCTCCGTCCAATCAGCAGGTTTTGTTCCTGCCCCGAAAAAGCTTTCGTAACTCTCTGGCGTTTGCATTGGTTCACCCGCTAAGCCAAAAACAAGTTTTTCTTGAATAAAGGCAATGTGTCCGAGATTCCAGCGAATATTATTGTTGAATCCTTTTGGTGTGATGTCCGCTGCCTCTTCTGTTGTTTTTTCTAGGACACTAGTCGTAATCCCTCTTACAACATCCATATGTTTTAGAATCGTGTCTTCCATTGTCTAATCTCTCCTTACGTTGTCGTATTAGATAAACTACTCAATGTCTATTGTGTAAAAATCAATCTTTAAATTCCACTCATAACACTTAAACATTAAAATAAAAGAAAATTCAAAAGAAAAATCCCCCTATATAAAAACTAGGGGGATTTTTTAAGCAGAAGACTTTAAATTTGAGACAGGTCCTTTGTTTGGCTTCGGTTTTAGCTGACCAAGCTTATTTTTCAAGTAATCCTTTAAGGCACCGCGTTTTCTCTTGCGTCTTTTATCACGATTTTTAATGATAATCTCCTCCTCTCCTTTTAGTTTTAAGACCTGTGTATTAAATGGATTCTTCTTTTACACATAAAATCCTTTTGAATTCTTAAATTTACCTTCATGTAATTCTTTTCTTTTTATAAAAAAAGACCAAAGTATTAAACTTTGAACATTCAAGCTACATAGGTAATCGATCCAATAGTGGAAATAATAGCGCTGTTTCTGTCGTACCAAACAACAGGTTCGTATCTAACTGCAAAATAACTGAGGTGAGCGGTGTGAAGCCTGACAATTTCATCTGACAGATAAGCTGAGCGCTTCGCATCTTCTTTTCGCTTCAAATTTAACACTTCAATAATTCTTTCACGCGTCGTAATTCCTATTCCATGGCCAAAATATAAGGTTTCATCTAATACAATAGTGTTTTCACCTTTCCACTGGGGAGTATCAGGGTTATAATCAGGATTTTTAAAATACGCACAGTCTCCGGGCAAGTAATCAGATCCTTTGTGGCCATGAAGCTCAAGGTCTTCATTGTATTGCCAATCGTGTAAGTAAAGATCAGCAAAAAGCCGGTTAAAGTTTTCTTTTCCGATATTGTTTAATACGGCTTTATAAAAGATGATTATAACAGCCATTGCGCATTCAAACGCATATTCGTGTCCGTTGTAAAAAATATCATCAATGGCCTTATTAGGAGAAACTGTAGGCAATAGCTGAAATCCTCCATTATCGGTTCGTTTCCAATACTTTTCGTTACACCTAGAACGTGCAAACGTAGCAAATCTTGCACCGCTTTTACGCAGCAGCACAGCTGATTCAATAATTTGCAATTTAACAGATATATCAAAATCAAGCTGGTCAAATGTAGCATACTCATACACTTCTCTATAGGCATCCATTTGTTTTAAAATATCAGCTTTTTCTTTTGTTAACGAACTATTATTTAAATCACTTATTTTCACAATTTGTTGGTTAACTTTAATCATAGACGTTCTCTCCTTTACAGAAAATGATATCAATCACTTTCTCTAACAGGATATTGATAAAAATGTATTTGGTGTATCTTCATTTATTTAAAATCATGAAGATTAGAAAAAACGATGAAAATATGAAGATTGATCCTGTATTTTAACCGCTAATCTTTTTATTTGTTCCTTTTTGTCCTTTTGTAACTTTTTTAAATATAAAGCGAGCAACCAACAAATATAGTGGTAACACAATAATGACGGCGATAACATTTAAAATCCAAGGTATTGTTCCCATAAAAACGTTTGAAGATGCTTTATTGTACCAACTTACAATAACTATTAAAAAGAAAACACTGGATATAAAGGTACTTATATATCCCTTCTTATAGTTTGTACTTTTCATAGAAACAACAAAGCCAATTACCAATGAAATGCCTGCTGCAATTATGACAAAAATTAAAAATAAGTTTGCTACCTTTTGAACGTCCATCACTTCCCTCTTTCTTATAAAATTTTCAATTAAAACAATGGTTTCTTATTTTATTAGAGACATATTAAAAGTGGTTATAAAAGTGGCATTTAACTATGTTGCTAAGTTTAAAAAGCACTCAAAACATTTAATTCAAGTCGATTTATACATTTATACAATGTACCGTTAGCCGTCTACCACCTTAACTATGTAATTATTACATTATGTATATATGCTCATTTCACCAAATGATTCAGGACTCTTTCTTTAAAGAAATAACATCTCCGCATACAAACGGATAATGTATAAGCGGTGTCTCAGGATGAATTTCTTCAGTATAAGTAATTAGATTCACTATAAATCTAGAACTTTTTTCCCTTAAAAACTTCTTTATCATCTAAGACTTCAAAGACACAGCAATTGTCTTTACTGCGTCTTTGAACTATTGTAGTTATTGTAGTTTTTTGCGGCAAATAATGTAGAACACCCAAGGAATACCGTTCCTATCCCCACTGCAATTAACATAGCATATTTAAATGTATTGTTTAATGCCAATCCTCCCGCAATAGATACGACAAAAATCATAATAAATAGTACTGTATAGTTCTTTTTACCATTATTATACTATTCAATATATCTTTTAACATCCTACTTTGAAGAAACGTTTCATCTTACCTATATATGGATTATTTTAACTATTTATATTAAGATTAAAATTAAAGAAATTAATAAAATGGGGGTTTGTATGAAAAAGTTATATTCTGTATTACTCGTAGCTCTACTGTCAGCAAGTATACTAACGGCTTGTTCAGAAACGAAAGTAAACGGTAAAAAAGACGGAGAATTCTATTCAAGTGAAGATGAAGCCTTTGAAAATGCAAAGAAAGAGTCTACAGGAATACAAGATATTATCGGTGAAAGTAAATACGTAGATAATGAAAAGATTGTTATCTATACAATTAAAGAAAAATCGAATATAGGTGTAGGAACAGCTACATTAACTCAAAAGGATTAAAAAATCCGTTGGTATTTTAATGGGAATCCAGCTATCATAAAACAATCAAAGGGTGATACAGATATCACTAGTGAAATAACGACCCCAAAAGGTGTAAAATATGATTTTTATGCCGGTACACCAACAAAATCTGATATGACAATTGAAACTCGTACCGATACTGAAGTAGTCCCCCATATTGATAAAGAATATGATATTTATTACTACCTCTCCCCTGTTCCAAGAAATTAAGCAGCAATTTTTTATTTTTTACTAGTCGCAACTAAGGGGGACATTATATATGAAAGTGTTTATAAAATTAAATCTGTTTACGTTTATTATCGTCGGATTATCGGGGTGGTGACTTAATAATTACTACCAATACGGATAAAACAATAATAAAAGTATGTAAGGATTGTAGATTATTTTGCACACTTGCATCTTGTTCAGCTATATCAATGCGTAAGTCCTTGTTATACGATTTTATACGATGGGCCACCTTTAAGGCGCTCTCGTTCTTGTGTGCCTTTATTAATAAATAAGTTGCTTCTGCTTAATTTAATAGTTCCACTAGTTGGTTCATCCAGTGCCTCTAAAATGGTTAGCAGTGTACTTTTCCCTGAACCACTCGTTCCCATAACAGCAACCATTTCTCCTACGCCTAACTTAAGGGATATGTCATTTAGTGCAGTGACTTCGTAACCCTCTCCTTTATAAACTTTCGTTAGGTTTTTCACCTTTAAAACATGTTGATTGTTCACGTCTTCACCTCGAAGTATGTTTCTTTATTTTTGGTAACAAAGATAGTTAACTCTCTTATTGCATTCATCTTCGTAAATTTCTCCTATATCTAGTACGTTTCAAAACAGGAATAGTTTTACATTTTGTGAAAAATGGTCAAAAAAGTTGTAATTCTTTATAAAAAACACAAAAAAAGGGTAGAAGCTTATTAGATAAGCCGCTACCTTTTTGTATTATTAAATTTTGTATAAGCATTGAGTGATCACTAAATGCTTCAAAGTTTAGCCGCACTTTCTTTCTCGTGCCTTGTTCTTTTTCTATACAGATCTTCTACAATACTTTCTATTAGAACGATAAAAGTGGCAACGACAAGGGCTCCTAGAAAAGTTATTTGAATACTTGAAAACAGATGTAAGGACAGTATATATAGTAGTTCTGTATATACAAAAGTTTTAAACGCAAGTACAAAAGCTTTTGGTAATTTAAAGTGTCTTACTATCCCTAAAAATATTCCGTTAAAAAAGATCTCTACGACAAATACT is part of the Priestia aryabhattai genome and encodes:
- a CDS encoding DUF378 domain-containing protein produces the protein MKFLSGLTTLLVILGGLNWLAVALGVNVVEELFGSWDWLVTTIYWLVGLSALYQIFDKFFGTGASVKSKAL
- a CDS encoding DinB family protein; the protein is MEDTILKHMDVVRGITTSVLEKTTEEAADITPKGFNNNIRWNLGHIAFIQEKLVFGLAGEPMQTPESYESFFGAGTKPADWTETPPSLEEIANVLRDQASRIKEFMPQQFNKQLITPFTNKAGINFTTVDETFLFSFYHEAMHVETIKQIRKAAQ
- a CDS encoding protein-glutamine gamma-glutamyltransferase → MIKVNQQIVKISDLNNSSLTKEKADILKQMDAYREVYEYATFDQLDFDISVKLQIIESAVLLRKSGARFATFARSRCNEKYWKRTDNGGFQLLPTVSPNKAIDDIFYNGHEYAFECAMAVIIIFYKAVLNNIGKENFNRLFADLYLHDWQYNEDLELHGHKGSDYLPGDCAYFKNPDYNPDTPQWKGENTIVLDETLYFGHGIGITTRERIIEVLNLKRKEDAKRSAYLSDEIVRLHTAHLSYFAVRYEPVVWYDRNSAIISTIGSITYVA
- a CDS encoding ATP-binding cassette domain-containing protein: MNNQHVLKVKNLTKVYKGEGYEVTALNDISLKLGVGEMVAVMGTSGSGKSTLLTILEALDEPTSGTIKLSRSNLFINKGTQERERLKGGPSYKIV